Proteins from a single region of Hordeum vulgare subsp. vulgare chromosome 6H, MorexV3_pseudomolecules_assembly, whole genome shotgun sequence:
- the LOC123402120 gene encoding desmethyl-deoxy-podophyllotoxin synthase-like, whose protein sequence is MEQWACYLCLFLAILLPLLLLKLNLNRNPGGVRLPPGPWRLPVIGSLHHLAGNPLVHRVMADLARRLDAPLMYLKLGEVPVVVATSPEAAREIMRTHDVVFATRPWSPTVKIMNADGQGLIFARYGALWRQLRKICILELLSPRRVQSFRRIREDEVGRLVAAVAAAPPGEPVNVSERIAVLITDSAVRAMIGDRFKRREEFLETLDEGVKLVAGFNLGDLFPSSRLASFISGTARLAEENHRKSFELMEYAIQQHEQQRAAASSNGDVEEGGEDLVDTLLRIRKEGGLDVPLTMGMIKAVILDLFGAGSETSATTLQWAMSELMRYPNVMLKAQAEVRNNLQGKSKVTEDDLANLKYLRLVIKETMRLHPAAPLLLPREAMEACKILGYDIPEGTTVLVNAWAIGRDPKYWQDPEEFKPERFESGMVDFKGTNFEYIPFGAGRRMCPGMTFAQASMEIVLASLLYHFDWELPSGVKPDGLDMTEEMGLTVRRKNDLYLHAMVHVPLI, encoded by the exons ATGGAGCAATGGGCGTGCTACCTCTGCCTCTTCCTggctatcctcctccctctcctgctCCTCAAGCTCAATCTCAACAGGAACCCTGGTGGCGTGCGCCTGCCACCCGGTCCGTGGCGGCTGCCGGTCATCGGCAGCCTGCACCACCTTGCCGGCAACCCGCTCGTGCACCGTGTCATGGCCGACCTTGCGCGCCGGCTGGACGCCCCGCTCATGTACCTCAAGCTCGGCGAGGTGCCGGTGGTGGTGGCCACGTCCCCGGAGGCCGCCCGCGAGATCATGCGGACGCACGACGTCGTCTTCGCCACGCGACCATGGAGCCCCACCGTGAAGATCATGAACGCCGACGGGCAAGGGCTGATATTCGCGCGCTACGGTGCCCTGTGGAGGCAGCTCCGCAAGATCTGCATCCTCGAGCTTCTCAGCCCGCGCCGCGTGCAGTCGTTCCGCCGCATCCGGGAGGACGAGGTCGGCCGCCTCGTGGCCGCCGTCGCCGCGGCGCCGCCCGGGGAGCCCGTGAACGTGAGCGAGCGGATCGCCGTGCTCATCACCGATTCGGCGGTGCGCGCCATGATCGGGGACAGGTTCAAGAGGCGGGAGGAGTTCTTGGAGACGCTCGACGAAGGGGTCAAGCTCGTCGCCGGGTTCAACCTCGGCGACCTCTTCCCGTCGTCCCGGCTCGCCAGCTTCATCAGCGGCACGGCGCGGCTGGCCGAGGAGAACCACCGCAAGAGCTTCGAGCTCATGGAGTACGCGATCCAGCAGCACGAGCAGCAGAGAGCCGCCGCCTCGTCGAACGGCGacgtggaggaaggaggagaggaccTAGTGGACACGCTCTTGAGGATACGCAAGGAAGGTGGCCTCGACGTGCCTCTTACCATGGGCATGATCAAAGCAGTTATACTT GATCTATTTGGTGCCGGGAGTGAGACGTCGGCTACCACACTTCAATGGGCCATGTCGGAGCTCATGAGATACCCAAACGTGATGCTGAAAGCACAAGCTGAAGTACGCAACAATCTCCAAGGGAAGTCTAAGGTGACCGAGGATGACTTGGCCAATCTCAAGTACCTCAGACTCGTCATCAAGGAGACAATGAGGTTGCATCCAGCTGCGCCATTGCTTCTCCCTAGAGAGGCCATGGAGGCTTGCAAAATCCTCGGGTACGACATACCCGAGGGCACAACGGTTTTGGTGAACGCGTGGGCGATCGGTAGGGACCCTAAGTATTGGCAAGATCCTGAGGAGTTCAAGCCGGAGAGGTTTGAGTCTGGGATGGTCGACTTCAAAGGCACAAACTTCGAGTACATCCCGTTCGGAGCAGGCAGGAGAATGTGTCCTGGGATGACATTTGCGCAGGCCAGCATGGAGATTGTGCTCGCCTCACTCCTCTACCACTTTGACTGGGAGCTCCCAAGTGGGGTTAAGCCAGATGGGCTAGACATGACCGAGGAGATGGGCCTCACCGTCCGGCGAAAGAACGACTTGTACCTGCACGCCATGGTCCATGTGCCCTTGATTTGA